Sequence from the Coleofasciculus sp. FACHB-1120 genome:
AATTGCACTCTTTTCGATTTTAGCTGGAGTCTCTCTCCCCATCACTAAGACCTGAACAAAGAGAACGGATTAGGGGAACAGGGGGAAGTTACCAATTATTTCTTACCTATTACCCAATTAAGATTGAATTTGTGGAGTAACTGCTGGAAAGTTAAAGATAGTCTTGAGCTTTATCCAGACGCTGAAATAACGTTTCTAATTCACGTTTGATGTTTAAGATTTCTAGCATCGCTGTAGCGCTTTTTCTTGATCGCTGCTCCTATTGCACTGCAATCAAATTTATCTAAGTTTGTTGGTAAATGTCCAGTTCCAAAAAAAGCCGTGGTTTCCCACGGCTTCATGCTATGTGCGTTTAATGGAACTTTTGGCTCTTAGTCGCGGCTATTGAAAGCGATCAGCAACCGCAGAATGAAGATGAACAAATTGATGTACGTCAAGTACATCGACAAAGCAGCAGGCAGATATTGGTCATCGCGGTAAGAGCGGGGCAGGATATAGAAATCCACTACAGCCGCACCGGCAAACAAAAACACGCCGATACCAGAAATGGCAATTTCTAGCCAAGTAGGTGTATAAACACCAAACATAGACAACAATAGCTGACCCACTAGCACAACAACGAGGGCAATAATGCCTAGCTGTACTGTTTTAGTCAAAGCCATGCCGTCTTGCTCCGAGAGATTGGAGCCAATCTGTCTTGCAGCAATGAAGGTAACGCCACAGCCGAGGGCAGCAAAACCAATTCCTGCCACACCGACCCCAGGCGTCCTTAGAGCCACGAATATCAATCCACTTAGGGTATAGCCAGAGAGCAGGCTGTAGGTAGCCAGGAGGGGCAGAGCAACGCTTTTCTTGCCATTAACGGCAACATTTTGGGCAACGAAAAAAAGGGCGAATTCTGCAACCAGGGCAACCCAGAA
This genomic interval carries:
- a CDS encoding Bax inhibitor-1 family protein, giving the protein MSNTSNFRQAMREAKNHALVGPNVIANALPYVGAGLVLTALGTYGGLGVLRSNPGLFMPTFWVALVAEFALFFVAQNVAVNGKKSVALPLLATYSLLSGYTLSGLIFVALRTPGVGVAGIGFAALGCGVTFIAARQIGSNLSEQDGMALTKTVQLGIIALVVVLVGQLLLSMFGVYTPTWLEIAISGIGVFLFAGAAVVDFYILPRSYRDDQYLPAALSMYLTYINLFIFILRLLIAFNSRD